A single Macadamia integrifolia cultivar HAES 741 unplaced genomic scaffold, SCU_Mint_v3 scaffold2018, whole genome shotgun sequence DNA region contains:
- the LOC122065436 gene encoding proteasome subunit beta type-4-like, with amino-acid sequence MNSIDSTHAHQHLASSEFGSERTLNPYVTGTSVVAIKYKDGILMAADMGGSYGYTLRYKSVERLKPIGKHSLFGASGEISDFQEILRYLDELILHDNMWDDGNSLGPKEVHNYLTRMMYNRRNKFNPLWNSLVLGGVKNGQKYLGMVSMIGVHFEDNHIATGFGNHLARPILREEWHENISFEDGVKLLEKCMRVLLYRDVSAVNKLQIAKITEAGAVIYQPYSLKTFWGFSAFENPTKGAEGSW; translated from the exons ATGAAC TCGATTGATTCAACTCACGCACACCAACATTTAGCGAGTTCTGAATTCGGATCTGAAAGAACACT AAATCCATATGTCACCGGTACGTCAGTTGTAGCTATCAAATACAAAGATGGAATTCTCATGGCTGCTGATATGGGAG GTTCCTATGGATACACTTTGCGTTACAAGAGTGTGGAGCGATTAAAACCAATTGGAAAACATTCCCTTTTTGGTGCAAGTGGAGAAATAAGCGATTTCCAGGAGATTTTACGTTATCTCGATGAACTTAT TTTACATGACAATATGTGGGATGATGGGAACTCTTTGGGGCCCAAAGAGGTTCACAACTATTTAACCCGGATGATGTATAATCGACGCAACAAATTCAATCCTCTGTGGAACTCACTTGTTCTTGGTGGAGTGAAAAATGGACAGAAGTATCTTGGAATG GTCAGTATGATTGGTGTTCATTTTGAGGACAATCATATAGCCACTGGATTTGGGAATCACCTTGCACGACCAATCCTTCGTGAGGAGTGGCATGAGAACATCAGTTTTGAAGATGGTGTTAAGCTACTGGAGAAATGCATGCGTGTACTTTTATACCGTGATGTGTCAGCTGTCAACAAACTTCAG ATTGCGAAGATCACAGAAGCAGGGGCAGTCATTTATCAGCCTTACTCATTGAAGACTTTCTGGGGATTCTCTGCTTTTGAGAATCCAACAAAGGGTGCTGAAGGATCATGGTAG
- the LOC122065443 gene encoding aminopeptidase M1-like, with translation MGPNSVRSGLLSVRSGRFYRFGLGIDTPNEQLWVKLNVGQTGFYRVKYDDVLAARLRRAIEANLLSSTDRFGILDDSYALFEVSELSLSSLLSLMDVYRKESDYIVLSRLIDISYNIVKISSEAIPDSLNELKQFFTKLFANKLGWETISGESHLNAIMRGEVLTALVVFGHIMTQKEALRRFHIFLGDRNTPLLPADMRRVAYVAVMQNVSAKNRTGFQSILNVYREADAVEEKARVLRILASCSDSDIVLEVLNFLLSDEVRDQDIIYGLSGISAEGREIAWRWLKDNWDLIADRWGSGGLLTQFIREIVTPFCSWEKADEIEAFFATRVTHGIARTLKQSIEQVRIKARLVQNAQNEQSVGELIRQLAFRE, from the exons atgggcccaaa ttcggttcggtccgggttgttatcggttcggtccggccggttttaccggttcggtttaggaattgacacccctaatgaaCAGTTATGGGTAAAACTTAATGTTGGACAGACTGGCTTTTATAGGGTGAAGTATGATGATGTCCTTGCAGCTCGACTAAGGAGAGCCATAGAGGCTAATCTTTTATCCTCAACAGATAGATTTG GCATTTTGGATGATTCATATGCTCTTTTCGAGGTTTCTGAGCTGTCACTATCGTCGTTGCTTTCCTTGATGGACGTATACAGAAAAGAGAGTGATTATATTGTATTATCAAGGCTAATTGAT ATAAGTTATAACATTGTGAAGATTTCAAGCGAGGCCATCCCAGATTCATTGAATGAGTTGAAACAATTTTTCACCAAACTCTTTGCAAA TAAATTGGGCTGGGAAACTATATCTGGTGAGAGCCACTTGAATGCTATAATGAGGGGGGAGGTCTTGACCGCATTGGTAGTCTTTGGCCATATTATGACTCAAAAGGAAGCACTCAGGCGTTTCCATATATTCTTGGGTGATAGAAACACCCCACTTCTTCCTGCTGACATGAGGAGG GTTGCGTATGTTGCTGTAATGCAAAATGTTAGCGCAAAAAATAGAACTGGGTTTCAATCCATTCTAAATGTATATAGAGAGGCTGATGCAGTGGAAGAGAAGGCTCGAGTCCTGC GTATACTGGCATCTTGTTCAGACTCAGATATTGTTCTAGAAGTTCTGAACTTTTTGTTGTCTGATGAG GTTAGAGATCAAGATATAATATATGGACTTTCAGGAATAAGCGCAGAAGGCCGTGAGATAGCATGGAGATGGTTAAAG GATAATTGGGACCTAATTGCAGACAGATGGGGCTCTGGGGGCCTGCTCACCCAGTTCATAAGAGAGATTGTAACACCT TTTTGTAGCTGGGAGAAGGCAGATGAAATAGAAGCATTTTTTGCAACCCGTGTCACTCATGGAATTGCCAGGACTTTGAAGCAAAGTATAGAACAGGTCCGGATCAAGGCCAGGTTGGTTCAAAATGCCCAGAATGAGCAATCAGTCGGCGAGCTGATCAGACAGTTGGCATTCAGGGAATAG